The Chitinophaga caeni genome segment TTTCGGTTACCGTTCCGGTTTAACCGGCAATATTCAGCGCCCGGATTTGAAAGGCTTGCTGGATCGCCGTTCCCGGCTTATGATGCCGGAACAGGCCGAGTTTGCTTTCATGGCAACCCGTGAAGCGCTGGCCAATGCCCGGATGGATCAAGATTATATCGATGCCCGCGAAGTGGGTATATTATATGGAAATGATAGCTCCGCTAAACCCGTGGTGGAAGCCACGGATATTATGCGTGAGAAGAAAGATACCATGATGGTAGGTTCCGGTTCCGTGTTCCAGACGATGAACTCTACCGTTAACATGAACTTGGCCACTATTTTTAAATTGAAGGGGGTCAATTTCAGTGTAAGCGCTGCCTGTGCCAGTGGTTCCCATGCCATCGGCTTGGGTTATATGTTTATCAAGAACGGCATGCAAGATACCGTGATCTGCGGCGGGGCCCAGGAAGTAAATATTTACTCGATGGGCAATTTTGACGCCATCGCGGCATTCTCAACCCGTGAAAGTGAGCCGACCAAGGCTTCCAGGCCATTTGATCGCGATCGCGACGGCCTCGTACCTAGCGGCGGTGCTGCCACGGTGATCCTCGAAAGCTTGGATAGCGCGTTGAAACGCGGCGCCCCCATTATCGGGGAAGTGCTGGGGTATGGATATTCTTCCAACGGAAGCCATATTTCTAATCCGAGCGTAGATGGCCCGGTACGGTCCTTGAACATCGCTTTGCAGGATTCGGGTTTATCGGCCAAGGAAATCGAGTACATCAACGCACACGCTACTTCTACTCCCGCCGGGGATGCCAGCGAGGCTAGGGCGTTGCATGAAGTATTCGGCAGCTCGCATCCGCCGATCAGCTCTACCAAGTCTATGACGGGGCATGAATGTTGGATGGCAGGGGCTAGTGAAATCGTTTATTCTTGCCTGATGATGCAAAATGGCTTCATGGCGCCGAATATTAACTTTGAGAACCCCGATGACGATTCTGCCAAACTGAACTTGATAACATCAGCTATTCAAAAAGATTTTAATGTATTTCTCTCTAATTCATTTGGTTTTGGAGGAACAAATTCATCTTTAATCGTTAGAAAGTGGCATTAAAACAATTCTTATTAATTTTGTGCCTCGTGCAGTGAACAGCGGAGCGGTAATAAGAATTGGGAACTATTTAATCAACCTATATACCTGGAACACAAAAAAGAATATGGAAATAACAGAAATTATCAACAAGACCAATGCTTTCTTGATCGAAGAGTTTGAAGTAGCCCCGGGAAGCATTACGCCTGAAGCCGATTTGAAATCGACCTTGGGATTGGATAGTTTGGACTATATAGACCTGGTAGTTGCTATTGAGGCAAACTTCGGATTTAAAGTAAAACCGGAAGATTTTCAAGGTATTGCTAGCTTCCAAGATTTTTATAATTACGTGATCGAACGTTTGAAACAAAAAGAGTTGGTATAATGCCGTCGTGGCAAGGGAAATCCAAGGGAAATAAGTTAGGCTACAGGATATTTATCGAGTTGCTCAGGTGGGGAGGTGTCGTGCCTGCATACATCTTGTTGCGCTTCGTAGCTGCTTATTATTTCTTGTTTTCGTGGGATTCATCTAAGGCGATATGGCAGTATTTCCGCCAACATTTACATTATAGCCGTTGGAAATCATGCTGGAGCTTATACCGTAATTACTACGTGTTCGGGCAAACGCTGATCGATAAAATAGTAATGATGGCAGGCATCCCCAACAAATTCACTTTCGATTTTGATGGGGAACCGTTTTTAAGGGATATCGTTCAACAAAAAAAGGGGGGGATTTTACTGAGCGCCCACCTCGGGAATTGGGAAGTTGCCGGGCATCTATTCACCCGCCTGGAAACCCCTATTAACATCGTGATGTTTGATGGTGAACATGAAAGGATCAAGAGCTACTTGTCTAGCGTCACCGGTGAAAGGGTGGTAAAGGTAATCCTGCTGAAAGATGATCTCTCCCATATTTACGAGATCAACGATGCTTTGAGTAAAAACGAATTGGTATGTATGCACGCCGACCGTTTTTTGAAAGGAAACAAATCGGTCAAAGTACCTTTTTTGGGTAAAGCAGCTCAATTCCCATTGGGGCCTTTTCAATTAGCAGTCACATTTAGAGTGCCTGTTTCTTACGTTTTTGCATTTAAAGAGTCGAGTCGCCATTATCATTTATTTGCAACGCGCCCGAATATTTACAATGGTAAACAAGATATTCCGAAAGCCGTGAACGATTTTGTTCATGTGATGGAAGAAAAGGTCTTGAAATACCCTTTGCAATGGTTTAACTATTACGATTTTTGGTCCGAAGATTAATTGCCATTTTATATAAATATCCACAACAATACTAGCATGCTCGTACAGAAAGAACAAATCACCGATTATATCCCGCAAAGGCCGCCCATGGTGATGATCGATACAATTTTGAAAGCGGATGAGAACATTTTACGTACGGGGTTTTATATTGAACCCGGCAATGTATTCGTGGAAAACGGATCGTTAATGCCGCCGGGATTGATGGAAAATATTGCTCAAACGGCAGCAGCTAGGGTAGGCTATATAGCGAAACAGAAAAATGAACCTGTACCCCTGGGTTTTATTGGCGCCGTGAAAGACTTAGAAATATTGCAATTGCCCAAGATGGAGACCGCGATTGAAACGGAAATCGTTATCGAACATGAAGTATTCAATGCAACGGTGGTTACCGGGAAGGTTTGGCAAGATGGTCAAGTGATGGCGCAATGCGAGATGAAAATATTTGTCCCCAAAAAATAAAACATATAAATCATGAAAAAACTATTTGTTTGCCTCGCAACTTTATTTTGCGCATTCAGCGCCACTAATTCCCAAGCCCAGGATGTAAAAGGTTTCTTCGAACCCGGTGCGAAAATCTTCTGGATCGGTGTCGATTATTCACAGGCTAAGTTGATTAATGATGGAACGAGGAACGCTGATGATTTTGTTGATAAATATTTTCAACAGATCAACGAGTTAGTGATTAATGAACCTAAAAATTATAAAGTTATTGAAGCCTTCGGCCAATCTGAACTTGATGCGGATCTTTCTTATGTTAATAAAGTGAATGCAAAAGCGGATCCTGCTAAACTACATTCTTCCAACCTTAAGGATTACAGCAGGTTTACTGAAGCTGATATTCAGAAAGCTGTCAAAGAGTTTAATTTTAACGGAAAAAAGGGATATGGAGTCGTATTCATAGTCGAAGCCATGAATAAAACAGGGAAGAAAACATCGGTATGGGTAACGGGAGTAGATATGGGAAGCAAAAAAGTACTTTTTACTGAACGGATGCTCGGAGATGCAAGGGGATTTGGAAATAGGAATTATTGGGCAGGATCGATCGCTGATATCTTGAAAGACATCAACAAGAAACAATTCAAAGCTTGGCGCAGCAAATACGGCAGCTAGGCTCATTAACAAGTAAAAAATGTAGGAAAAATATTCATGCAAGCAGGAGATTTATTGAGCGAAAGAACAGAAGTTGTCATCAGGTTTAATGAAGCAGATCCCTTGGGTATCGTTTGGCACGGTAACTATATACGGTATTTTGAAGATGGCCGCGAGGCTTTCGGTAAAAAATACGGGATCGGTTACCTCGATATTTTCGGTGCCGGGCTTACAACACCGGTAGTGCATGTTTCATGCGATTTCAAAAAATCGGTTAAATATGGTGATACGATCATCGTTGAAACCCGTTTTATCAACTCTCCTGCTGCTAAATTGATCTTCGAATACACGATTTACAACCGCGATAACATGGAAGTGGTGGCTAAAGGTAAAAGTATTCAAGTATTCTTAGACAAGGATACCGCTGCATTGCAATTGATCAATCCCCCTTATTATTCATCATGGAAAAAAAAGTGGGGACAACCCTGAGCCTATCGAAATGAATCCCGGTGTATTCGTCATAGCAGATCAAATCATTGCCCCGTTAGGTTTCACGACCGGGGAGAACTTCTCCTCCTTGTTGAGCGGAAGGAGCGGTGTAAGCGCGCAGGTGGCGCCCAGTGTATCTGAACTACCCTTTTATGCATCTTTGATGCCTCCCGATTGGGAATCTTCTTTACCCGTTTTTCCTCCCGGTATTTCTACGAAATTTGAAAAAATGGTGTTTGCTTCCGTGAACGGTGTATTGCAATCATCGCAAATGGATCCAGCTGATCCAAGATTGGGCTTTATCTTATCAACAACCAAGGGCAATATAGAATTACTCGAACAAGGCAAAGTTCAATCGCCCGGTGATCTGCAACTGTTTCCTCTTGCTGCCAAATTGGCTAAGACTTTAGGATTTACTAATACGCCGCTAGTAATTAGTAACGCTTGTATTTCCGGGTTATTAGCTATTTTGATCGGTAAGAGGATGATTGCATCCGGCAAGTATGATCGCGTGATTGTTTGCGGGGCGGATGTTGTAACGAAGTTCGTATTAAGCGGTTTTCAATCATTCCAGGCGGTGAGCGACACTATTTGCCGGCCATTTGATAAAGATAGGAATGGCATTAACCTTGGTGAAGCGGCTGCAACCGTGTTGTTATCCGGCGAGCCAAGCTCATCAAGCGCGAATTTTTCTGTACTGGGTGGAGCCTCCAGTAATGATGCCAACCATATTTCTGGTCCTTCCAGGACCGGGGAAGAGTTGGCGATCGCGATCAAAAAGGCAATGGGGCAAAGCATGTTGAGCAGGGATGACCTGGACTTTGTTTCAGCACATGGTACTGCAACCCCGTATAACGATGAAATGGAAGCGAAAGCTTTTCAATTGGCTGGCCTCAACCATTTGCCTACCAACAGCCTGAAAGGGTATTACGGTCATACTTTAGGAGCTGCCGGTTTATTGGAAGCCATTATCGGGATGAGATCATTGGAGCATGGTATAGTACTGCCAACCTTGGGTTTTTCTGAAGCCGGGCTACCGGTTCCATTATCAGTAACGGATCAATTGTTGAAAATACCTGGCCGGTATTTTCTTAAAACTACCGCCGGTTTCGGTGGCTGCAATGCGGCTATGGTCTTCGGTAAATACGCTTAAAATTCATCGACATAAAATATTCACCTTCTCATCTATAAAACATCAGCATGGAATTTTTTAACAAGGAAACAAAAACAGCGTTGCAGGCCAAGGAAGCCGCATTATGGATCGCGTTCGCTCCCGTTGTATTCCAAGCCGCCCGCGCCTTGAGGGATTTCGGAATCCTGAAAGCAATCGGGGACAGTGATGACGGACTTACCATAGAACAAATTATACAGCAAGTGAACTTGTCACGCTACGCGGTAAGGGTTTTGTTGGAAGCAGGACTGGGCATGGAATTGCTGATTGTAAACGATAAGAAGTACAAGGTTACCAAAACGGGACATTTTATCCAGCATGATACGCTTACCCGCATCAATATGGATTTTAGCCAGGATATCTGTTACAAGGGTATGTTCCACTTGCAGGAAAGCTTGCAGGAAGGGAAACCTGCCGGGTTGAAAGAACTCGGTCCTTGGAATACTATTTATGAGGGACTATCCATCTTGCCGGGCACGGCAAAGGAAAGTTGGTTCAACTTTGACCATTACTATTCCGACCTGGCTTTTCCAACCGTTTTGCCAACCGTGTTTAAACATAAGCCGAAAAATTTGCTGGATATCGGCGGCAACACGGGAAAATGGTCATTGACCTGTGTTAATTACGATCCCGATGTGAAAGTAACCATCATGGATCTGCCGGGACAAATCGGCCTGGCTACCAAGAACATTGAAGAAAAGGGGATGGCGGATCGCGTAGATTTTTATCCTACGAATATCCTCGATGAATCATTGCCTTTCCCCAAAGATTTTGATGCCATCTGGATGAGCCAGTTTTTAGATTGTTTCTCCGAAGCTGAAATTATTTCCATATTAAAACGTTGCCGGGAAGCCTTGAGCGATAACGGTTTCGTCTTTATCCTGGAGCCATTCTGGAACCGCCAGGTGTTTAAATCTGCCGCTTTCTGCTTGCAGCAAACATCCTTGTATTTTACAGCTATGGCTAATGGAAACAGCCAAATGTATCATACGGATGATTTCTTTGCCTGCATCCGGGAAGCCGGTTTGGAAATCGTGGAAGAAGATGATTCGGCAGGGATGAATTACACCCTATTGAAATGTAAAAAAGCTTAACCGAATTAAACGCCCGAATATGCAAATCGAACACGTTGATGTATTAGTGATCGGGGCAGGACCTTCCGGTTCTGTAGCGGCCGCTATTTTACGCAAGGCCGGTCTGGATGTAAGGATCGTTGAAAAAATGAAATTCCCCCGTTTCGTGATCGGGGAGAGTTTGTTGCCGCGTTGCATGGAAGCGTTGGATGATGCGGGGCTGATCAACGCCATTGAATCGAAAAGTTTTCAAAAGAAATACGGCGCCAAGTTCGTGAAAAACGGCGCTGTTTGCGATTTTACTTTTAAAGAACAACATACTACCGGTTGGACCTACACCTGGCAAGTGCAGCGGGCCGATTTTGATAAAACCCTGGCTGATGCCACCGAACAAATGGGTGTCAAAATCGATTATGAAACCACCGTTACTCATATAGAATTTAACGGCTCCGATTCGGTTACCACGGTTGTGGATGCGAAAGGGGCAGAAAAAAAGATCGCCGCCCGCTTCATCGTCGATGGCAGCGGGTATGGAAGGGTCATTCCTAAGCTGTTTGGGCTTGATAAACCTTCCTCCCTATTGCCACGAAAAACCCTGTTCTCGCATATCAAGGATTTGAGGAGATCGATGGCCGATGAACCGAACCGCATCACCGCGGTGGTGCATCAACCCGGCACCTGGATTTGGATCATACCCTTTTCCACCGGGCTTACCTCGGTAGGATTTGTAGGCGAACCTTCGTTTTTTGAGCAATTTGACGGTAATCCCGATCAACGATTCCGCGCGATGTTGGAAAGTGAACCGCATACGAAGGAACGTTTCCGCGATATGGAATTTGCTTTCGAACCGAAGACATTGGAGGCTTGGAGCGCCAGCACGGAGAAGTTTTATGGAGAAGGCTTCGTGTTAACAGGTAATGTAACTGAATTTTTAGACCCGATTTTCTCTTCAGGCGTAACTTTAGCAACAGTTTCCAGTCAAACGGCTGCGCACCTTGTTATCAAGAAATTGAAAGGTGAAACCGTAGACTGGGAAAAGGAGTATATGGAACCTACCATGCAGGGAGTGAACGTATTCCGCTCTTACGTGATGGCTTGGTACGAGGGAACTTTAGACAAGATATTCTTTTCCAAGAACCCGAATCCTGCTATCAAGCAACAGATATGTTCCGTGTTGGCTGGGTATGTTTGGGATCAGTCCAATCCATTTGTAGCGCAACATGATACGGCTTTGAAGAGGCTGGCGAGAACGATTGAACTAACTGAAAAAATTAACGAAGAATAGTGTTGGAACACCCGATTGCATATATAAATCACGCGGTTAAAATCCGGCCTGCCCAGGTTTGGAAGGATGGAAGCATATTGTTTGATAAGCCGGATCAAACGGATTTTTTCAGGTATTTATATGATGCATGTTCCGGTCAGTACCCGAAGTTCCACAAGATGGATCCTTTGGCCAAGCTAGGTTGGTTAGGTTCGGAGATACTTTTACAGGGTATCGATTTTTCCCGTTACCAGCCGGAAGATATCGCTGTAATCCTCTCTAACAGGAGCTCCAGTCAACATACTGACGAGAAATATTACAAAACAATTGAAAATATCGCCAGCCCGGCTTTATTTGTTTATACATTACCCAATATCGTAATTGGTGAAATTAGCATCCGGCATAAGTTTAAAGGTGAAAATTCATTTTTTATATTTGATACCTTTGATACCGTGTCGATGCATGGTTATGTAAATGCATTATTTGCTAGCAACCAGGCGGAAGCTTGCCTATGCGGTTGGGTGGAATATTATGACGACCGGTACGAGGCCGTGTTGTATTGGCTGGAAAAAGATCCGCAGGGACTTGCTTTGCCCTTGGAGGAACAAGAACTCAAAAAATTGTATTTAAAATAGATATGGAAAAATTGATGGCAGATCTGAAAGTACAGATCATTCAGCAATTGAATTTGCAAGAAGTGAAACCGGAAGACATCGACAATGATATGTCTTTATTCAAAGACGGGCTAGGCCTGGATTCTATCGATGCCTTGGAGCTGATCGTGTTGTTGCAACAAAACTACAAGATCAAGATCGCCAACCCGGATGATGGACCCAAAATTTTTCAGTCCGTTCGTACGATGGCGACGTTCATTACCGAACATCAAACCGCGCAATAATGAAGGCCCCGACTTGGATTGCCGGAGGTGGCGTTATCTGCGGGATGGGCAATTCCCTGGCCACTTGCCTGGACGCATTCGAAATGATGCAACCGGGCATCGGCGCCATGAATTACCTGTCTTCGGCACATAAATCGCTTTTTCCCGTTGGCGAGGTGAAATGGAGCAATGAAGATTTGGCTGCTCGAACCGGTTGGCCCACAAGTTCCAGCCGCACGGCCATGCTAAGTTACATCGCCGCAAAAGAAGCCTGGGAAAGCGCCGGGCTCGGTGATCCAAAATCGTATAAAACGGGTTTTATCTCCGCCAATACAGTTGGCGGCATGGATAAAACGGAAGATTTCTTTAAAACATTTTTGAATAACCATGCAGCGGGAAGGTTAAGGGAAGTGGTGCAGCACGAATGTGGTGCCGTGACTGAATTAGTAGCTGATGCACTGGGTATTCACGAGCATATTTCAACGATCAGCACGGCTTGTTCATCAGCAGCAAATGCAATTATGTACGCGGCCCGCTTGATCGAAAACGGTTTCCTGGATGTTGCAATTGCCGGGGGAACAGATGCTTTGGCGCGTTTCACGGTCAATGGATTCAATACCCTGATGATATTGGACCAGGAACTTTGCCGTCCTTTCGATGATACCCGCAAAGGATTAAATTTAGGTGAGGGCGCGGGGTATGTTGTGCTGGTGAGTGACGCGATTGCAAGGAAACTATCATTGCAGCCCTGGTGCCGTTTGAGCGGGTTTGCCAATGCGAATGATGCTTATCATCAAACGGCATCATCGCCGGACGGAACGGGGAATTTTTTGGCAATGAAAGCAGCATTGCTAAGAGCTTCTTTGCAACCGGGAGATATTGCTTATATCAATTTACACGGAACGGGAACAGCTAATAATGATGCTAGTGAAGGCTTGGCAATCGAGCGTTTGTTCGGGGAACATGTTCCCCCCGCCAGTTCTACGAAATCGTTCACTGGGCATACTTTAGGAGCAAGCGGCGGCATTGAAGCCGTATTTTCTTCCATCGCGGTGAAAGAAGGGATATTATATCCCAATGCAAGGTTCCAACACCGGATGCACGAAATCTCTTTTCAGCCGGTGACTACCTTCTCCCGTAACAATACTATAAAACACGTATTGAGTAATTCTTTCGGATTCGGCGGAAATTGCTCAAGCTTAGTGTTTTCAGAGGTTTAAGCAGCAAGGAAATGGATAAAATATATATACACGGAAGTGGTTGTGTATCGCCCCAACATAGCACGGGACCCGGTTTCCTGGATGAACCCCTGTATTACAGCGCCAGCTCGCTAAAGGTGGTAGATGCAGATTACAAAAAGTGGATCGATCTAAAACTGATCCGCCGGATGAGCCGTGTCATCAAGATGGGGGTCGCTGCTGCACACCTGGCTTTGGAACAGGCAGAACATACTATGCCGGATGCCATTATCACGGGCTCCGCATACGGTTGCCTGGCAGATACGGGTGTGTTCCTAGATAAAATGGTGCAACAAGAAGAGCAAATGCTGACCCCGACAGCTTTTATCCAATCAACCCATAATACCGTGGCCGGCCAAATCGCTTTGATGCTGGCTTGTCACGGGTACAACAATACTTTCGTTCACCGCGGCTTCTCCTTTGAACAGGCCGTTTTAGATGCCTGGATGAATATCAATGAACAACCGGATCAAAGCATCTTGGTGGGCGGATTGGACGAAATCACAAATCATAGTCAAGAAATTCTTGCCAGGTTCGGTTTATATAAGAAAGAACCTGTAGATACTGCGGAACTATTACAAAGTAATACCCAGGGTACGATTAATGGCGAAGGCGCCGCGTTTTTCCTATTAAAGTCGGGCGCCGAAAACGCTTTGGCCCGCATCGATGGATTGGAATTATGTTATAAACCCGGCAATGTGAATAGCGTAAAATCATTTATCCAAGCTTTCCTCGATAAAAATGAGGTGCCTGTTGATGAAATCGATCTCGTAATTACTGGAAGAAATGGCGACAGCCGGGAGGTTGATTATTACAATTCGGTTGAGTCCATGTTACCGGGAGCAGGCCTGGCTTGCTATAAACACTTAACCGGGGAATACCCCACGGCAAATGCATTCGCATGTTGGATGGCCACTAATATATTACGGCAAGGGAATGTTCCGGCTGCGGCGGTTTACAAGACACCGGCTAAGCAGGAGATTCAAAAAATATTGATTTATAATCATCATCAAGGAACGCATCATACGGCAATGCTGATCAGCGCATGTTGAGTTTTAGGAATGTAAATATCACCATGATTGTTTTGCTGCTATTATTGGCGGCTATTGATATTTGGGTTGCCCCGCTTAGTTTTTGGTGGTACTTATTACCGGCATTCATTTATTTGAATATATTGTTTTACGGTTCCTATTTTATCCGGGCGGGCTTTTACTTCAAATCTTATTGTAAGGCGGATACCCCGGAGCTACAGATCGCGTTGACGTTCGATGATGGACCCATGGAATCGTTTACACCGCAGGTTTTGGCGATATTAAAAGAATACGGAATCCCTGCCACATTCTTTTGTATCGGGAAACGGATTCAGGGGAGAGAGCAGTTATTGCAAGAGTTACACAGGGCAGGGCATACAATCGGCAATCATTCTTATTCGCACCACGCATTGTTCGATTTATTTTCTGCTGGCAAGATGCAGCGAGAATTGGAGGAAACTGGGGATTTGATTAAAGAACAGGTCGGGAAGCGCCCCTTGTTATTTCGTCCGCCGTACGGGGTTACGAATCCGAATTTAAAGAAGGCGATCCGGAAAGCAGGGTACCAGTCTATCGGCTGGAGTGTAAGGTCTTATGATACAATAGCCAAGGATGCGGATCAATTGCTGGAGAAGGTCAGTAAAAAGGTGCAACCCGGCGATATTTTTTTATTTCATGATACGATGGAAGTGACGGTACAATTGTTGCCGATGTTTATAAAAAGGATGAAGGAGAAAGGTTTTTCCTTTGTCAGTGTAGATCAATTATTAAAAATACCGGCCTATGCGTAAAATAATTTTGATGTTGATGTTGGGGTTGTTGGGTGGACTTACCGTTCAGGCTCAACAATATAAAGAGTTGGCAAACCCGGCAGCATTCAGGGAAACTTTCAGCAAGGCTGCCCAACAAATTAAAACGATACAGAGCGATTTCGTGCAGGAGAAAGAATTGTCCATGCTGGCCGATAAGATCACCAGTAAAGGCAAATTCTGGTTCAAACAAGCCGATAAGGTAAAGATGGAATACCTGCAACCTACTTATTACCTGGTAATTATCAATGGTAAAAATATCAAGATCAAGGATAGCAAGCAGGTGAGTAAAGTATCTACTTCGCAAAGTAAAATTTTTCAAAAGATCAGTAAGATCACAGCGGATTGCGTGCAGGGAAATATCTTGAACAGCAGTTCATTCACTTCGAAAGTGCAAGAAAATAACCTGTTCTATAAAGTAGTGCTCACTCCGAAAGATAAAGATATTGCTACTTATTTCTCCAATATCGAATTATTGGTTGATAAAAAGGATTACAGCGTGTCAAAGATCGTGATGCAAGATACTTCAGGCGATCATACCACGATGACCTTCATTCATAAATCTTTGAACGTCCCGCTTGCTGATGAGGTATTTTCGGTTAATTAGCGTCTTTTTAATATTGGCTTGCATTTCCTGCGGCTCGCCCTACCGTTCACTACAAAAAGTCGAGGGAACTGGAAATGTGGCTTGCCTGGATCAATTCAGGCCAAGTATAAAAGATAAAGTTCTATACAACACCAGCGTTGACGTGCTGAATCATCATTTCAGCGGTTTACTGTTGTTCAAGAAGATGGAGAACGAAGATATCCGTATCGTTTTTACAAACGAGATGGGTTTTAAATTCTTCGACTTTGCATTTGATAAAGAAGGGAGATTTACCAAGTATTTCGTAACTCCCAAGATGGATAAAAAGGCCGTCGTGAAAACTTTACAGAAAGATTTCAGCATGATATTGATGTTGCAAGCAAAAGGGGACATCAAACAATTTAAAAATGGGGATGAATTGATCTCCTCGGTAAACTGGACAAAAGGGAAATTTTATTATATCACGGACAGCAATTGCACGGAACTGAAGAGAATTGAAAATGTTGGTAAAGGTAAACCGGTTGTAGTCATCACGATGAAAGATTACCAGGACCAGTTACCGGGTACCATCGTTATCGACCATAAAAAATTCAAATTCAATATTTCATCGCAACGAATCATAGAAAATGTTAGCAAATAATTTTTATACGGTGCAATCTTCCGACCAGGTGTCGGAAACGCAAATCCAGTACAAGATTCATATCAATGGCGCCCACCCGATATTTGAAGGTCACTTCCCGGAACAACCGGTCGTGCCGGGCGTATGCATGATGCAAACGATCACGGAACTGGCGGGGCAATCTGTTCAACAAGAACTGATCTTGCAAAAAGCGAACACGATGAAGTTCGTTAATATGATCGATCCGCGGCAGCAGGCTGATGTTATCGTCGATTTGCAATGGAGCCAGTTGGAAGATCAACTGCTGAAGGTGAACGCTACCATTAAATCCGACACAATTACATTCATGAAACTACAAGGTGTTTTTGCAAGGAAATAAATGCCTTCGCAATATTTTATGCAGACATTCGAAACATATCATCCAAAGTTCACAGCTTTGAAAACTTGTGTGCTGATTCCTACTTATAACAATGCGGGAACATTAGCCCAAGTAGTTGAAGATGTTTTATGCTATACCCAACATGTAATCGTGGTAAATGATGGCGCCACGGATGAGACCGCTACTATTTTAACTGCTTTCCCGCAGGTAAAAGTCATCAGCTACCAACCGAATAAAGGTAAAGGCTGGGCTTTGCGAACAGGCTTCAAAGCAGCAGTAGAGCTTGGTTACGACTACGCCATTACGATCGATGCCGATGGGCAGCATTTTGCCAGCGATCTTCCTATCATGTTACAACAAGTGGAAGAACAACCGGGTACCCTGGTAATCGGTGCGCGGAACTTACAGGAGGAGAACATGCCGGGTAAAAATACATTTGCCAATAAGTTTTCCAATTTCTGGTTTTATGTTGAAACAGGGAAAAAGGCTGCCGATACACAAAGCGGCTACCGCTTGTACCCGCTTTACCGGATGAAGAAGATCGGTTTTTGGTGCCGCAAATACGAATTTGAAGTGGAAGTCTTGGTCCGTTCTTCCTGGAGGGGTATTCCCATCGCCTGGGTTCCCGTGAAGGTATATTATCCACCCGCGGAAGAGCGGGTGTCGCATTTCAGGCCGTTCCGCGATTTTTCCCGGATCAGCGTATTAAATACGGTCTTAGTGACGATCGCATTTTTGTACATCAAGCCCCGGGATTTTTTTCGATACATAGCGAAAGCAGAAAACAGGAAAGCGCTCTTTCGTGAGCATTTGTGGAATTCTAATGAATCTAATTCGAAGAAAGCCTTGGCCATCGGCCTGGGCATTTTCATGGGCATCGTGCCCATCTGGGGTTTTCAAATGATGGCAGCTTTCGCCTTGGCAACCCTGTTCAAATTGAATAAGGCCCTGGTGATCT includes the following:
- a CDS encoding beta-ketoacyl-[acyl-carrier-protein] synthase family protein, which encodes MNRVVITGLGIYSCIGKNLEEVRDSLFQGRSGIILDAERKAFGYRSGLTGNIQRPDLKGLLDRRSRLMMPEQAEFAFMATREALANARMDQDYIDAREVGILYGNDSSAKPVVEATDIMREKKDTMMVGSGSVFQTMNSTVNMNLATIFKLKGVNFSVSAACASGSHAIGLGYMFIKNGMQDTVICGGAQEVNIYSMGNFDAIAAFSTRESEPTKASRPFDRDRDGLVPSGGAATVILESLDSALKRGAPIIGEVLGYGYSSNGSHISNPSVDGPVRSLNIALQDSGLSAKEIEYINAHATSTPAGDASEARALHEVFGSSHPPISSTKSMTGHECWMAGASEIVYSCLMMQNGFMAPNINFENPDDDSAKLNLITSAIQKDFNVFLSNSFGFGGTNSSLIVRKWH
- a CDS encoding acyl carrier protein; this encodes MEITEIINKTNAFLIEEFEVAPGSITPEADLKSTLGLDSLDYIDLVVAIEANFGFKVKPEDFQGIASFQDFYNYVIERLKQKELV
- a CDS encoding LpxL/LpxP family acyltransferase, translated to MPSWQGKSKGNKLGYRIFIELLRWGGVVPAYILLRFVAAYYFLFSWDSSKAIWQYFRQHLHYSRWKSCWSLYRNYYVFGQTLIDKIVMMAGIPNKFTFDFDGEPFLRDIVQQKKGGILLSAHLGNWEVAGHLFTRLETPINIVMFDGEHERIKSYLSSVTGERVVKVILLKDDLSHIYEINDALSKNELVCMHADRFLKGNKSVKVPFLGKAAQFPLGPFQLAVTFRVPVSYVFAFKESSRHYHLFATRPNIYNGKQDIPKAVNDFVHVMEEKVLKYPLQWFNYYDFWSED
- a CDS encoding 3-hydroxyacyl-ACP dehydratase, coding for MLVQKEQITDYIPQRPPMVMIDTILKADENILRTGFYIEPGNVFVENGSLMPPGLMENIAQTAAARVGYIAKQKNEPVPLGFIGAVKDLEILQLPKMETAIETEIVIEHEVFNATVVTGKVWQDGQVMAQCEMKIFVPKK
- a CDS encoding acyl-CoA thioesterase; this translates as MQAGDLLSERTEVVIRFNEADPLGIVWHGNYIRYFEDGREAFGKKYGIGYLDIFGAGLTTPVVHVSCDFKKSVKYGDTIIVETRFINSPAAKLIFEYTIYNRDNMEVVAKGKSIQVFLDKDTAALQLINPPYYSSWKKKWGQP
- a CDS encoding beta-ketoacyl-[acyl-carrier-protein] synthase family protein encodes the protein MNPGVFVIADQIIAPLGFTTGENFSSLLSGRSGVSAQVAPSVSELPFYASLMPPDWESSLPVFPPGISTKFEKMVFASVNGVLQSSQMDPADPRLGFILSTTKGNIELLEQGKVQSPGDLQLFPLAAKLAKTLGFTNTPLVISNACISGLLAILIGKRMIASGKYDRVIVCGADVVTKFVLSGFQSFQAVSDTICRPFDKDRNGINLGEAAATVLLSGEPSSSSANFSVLGGASSNDANHISGPSRTGEELAIAIKKAMGQSMLSRDDLDFVSAHGTATPYNDEMEAKAFQLAGLNHLPTNSLKGYYGHTLGAAGLLEAIIGMRSLEHGIVLPTLGFSEAGLPVPLSVTDQLLKIPGRYFLKTTAGFGGCNAAMVFGKYA
- a CDS encoding methyltransferase, whose amino-acid sequence is MEFFNKETKTALQAKEAALWIAFAPVVFQAARALRDFGILKAIGDSDDGLTIEQIIQQVNLSRYAVRVLLEAGLGMELLIVNDKKYKVTKTGHFIQHDTLTRINMDFSQDICYKGMFHLQESLQEGKPAGLKELGPWNTIYEGLSILPGTAKESWFNFDHYYSDLAFPTVLPTVFKHKPKNLLDIGGNTGKWSLTCVNYDPDVKVTIMDLPGQIGLATKNIEEKGMADRVDFYPTNILDESLPFPKDFDAIWMSQFLDCFSEAEIISILKRCREALSDNGFVFILEPFWNRQVFKSAAFCLQQTSLYFTAMANGNSQMYHTDDFFACIREAGLEIVEEDDSAGMNYTLLKCKKA